The Paenibacillus yonginensis genome segment AGGAGATCATAACAACGGGGAGGAAACGACATGAAAGTAGGTGTGATTATGGGAGGCAGCTCGTCGGAACGGGAGGTTTCGCTGATGACCGGCCAAGAAATGCTGGCTAACCTGGATCCGGTCAAATACGAGGGGATAGCCGTAGAGATTGGGCGCTTGGAGGAATTGGCGGAGCAGGTCCGGGACATTGATTTCGCTCTGCTGGCTCTGCATGGCAGCTATGGGGAAGACGGAACCGTACAGGCGGCTTTGGAAGCATTGGGAATTCCCTATTCAGGCAGCGGCGTGTTCTCCAGCCATTTATGCATGGATAAACATCTCTCCAAACAGAAGCTTCGGGCGGCCGGAATTGCTACGCCGGATTGGCTGTTCTTAAAGGGAGCGGAAAATCACCTGGCCGACGAGGTTCAAAAGCTTGGTTATCCGGTGTTCGTGAAGCCCAATACAGGAGGCTCAAGCGTGGGAGCTCTGCCTGTCACAGATGAGGTTTCGCTTCTGCCGGCGGTCCAGCAGGCTTTGGAATGGGATTCCTCCGTCCTGGTTGAGCAGTTCATCCCGGGGGAAGAAATCACCTGCTCCATTCTGGGCGGGGAATTGCTCCCGGTTCTGGGCATTCGGCCTCGAACGACCGGGTGGTTTGATTATGAAGCCAAATATCAGATCGGCGGAGCTGAAGAGGAGGTCATTGAGCTGCCGGAGGAAATAGCCGCACAAGTGCAAACAACCGCACTGGAAACCTATCGTCTCCTGAAGTGCGGTGTTTATGCCCGTATAGATATGATGCTGAAGGATGGCATCCCTTATGTGCTTGAAGCAAATACGCTGCCCGGCATGACCCAAACCAGTCTGATGCCCAAAAGCGCAGCGGCAGCCGGGATCGGCTTCAGCCAATTGCTTGACCGGATTATCGAGCTGTCGATTCGCGAACGAAGCGAAGCTGGCAGACTGGGAAAGCCGGTTTAAACGGCTTTTCCAATTTTCTTCCCGAGCAGCAGCAACGGATAGAACAAAATCCCGGCGACAATTAGGGCCAAACCCAGCAGGAAGGTCTTCAGATCAGCTGTCCCCGCTATAATCACCCATAAGGAATAAATGGCAGCCAAGGCTCCAATCCCCCCTTCGATCCACCGTTCTTGTACACGTAGATACGTTTCTCCGGTCACGGTAAGCTTCAGATGATAAACGGCAGCAATCAGGTAGGGCACCAGATAAGCCAGTGTTGCTATATAAATGATAAAGTCAAAGGCGGCCGAAAGGGAGCCGGAAAGGGTCGACAGCAGCAAGATTTGTCCCAGCACATTGGAGACCCATAGGGATACCTTCGGCATGCCGCTTTCGTTCTCTTTGGAGAAAGAGGGCAGGAACACCCCCAGCTTGGCAGCCTGAAACGGGACTTCGGCACTGAGCAGCACCCAGCCTATGGTTGAGCCCAGCAGGCTGATCAGGCCAAGACCGGCCAGCCATTTGCCGCCGGCACTGCCCAGCACGGTCGATATTCCATCCACCAGCGGATTCTGGGAAGCAATCAACTGCTGCTGTGTCAGCAGCCCCATCGTAAGCAGGCTGATTCCGATATACAGAACCAGAGAGATCAGCAGTCCGGCAATCGTGGCGCGGCGGATATCCGGCTTGCGGCGGGCCCTGGCTGCAAATACCATCGCCGATTCGACGCCGATGAACGCCCAAAGCGTAGCCACTGCAGCTCCGTTGATTTGGGAGAGCAGCCCGATGCTTGCGCCGCTTTCACTGGTGCGAGGCGCAACAAACGGTCCGATATTGCTTTGCTGAAACGCAAATAAAGCAATGACGATAAACAGAACAAATCCGATCACCTTGGTTGCAGTCGCGATAAAGTTCAAACGTCCGGCCCCTTTGATGCCATGGAGGCAGATGGCATGTGTCCCCCACAGCAGCACGGAACAGACGATAAAGCTCAGCACGTTACCAGCCTGT includes the following:
- a CDS encoding D-alanine--D-alanine ligase, with the translated sequence MKVGVIMGGSSSEREVSLMTGQEMLANLDPVKYEGIAVEIGRLEELAEQVRDIDFALLALHGSYGEDGTVQAALEALGIPYSGSGVFSSHLCMDKHLSKQKLRAAGIATPDWLFLKGAENHLADEVQKLGYPVFVKPNTGGSSVGALPVTDEVSLLPAVQQALEWDSSVLVEQFIPGEEITCSILGGELLPVLGIRPRTTGWFDYEAKYQIGGAEEEVIELPEEIAAQVQTTALETYRLLKCGVYARIDMMLKDGIPYVLEANTLPGMTQTSLMPKSAAAAGIGFSQLLDRIIELSIRERSEAGRLGKPV
- a CDS encoding amino acid permease: MSRHKLGFWVLTALVIGNMVGSGIFMLPRSLAEAASPAGVLLAWAATGFGVLMLALVFGSLAVRKPELSGGPQIYAKELFRAGSHGSLLAGFMSTWGYWVGNIAGFVAVITTFTSYLSTFFPVLTSDKVWLTIGSLSLQAGNVLSFIVCSVLLWGTHAICLHGIKGAGRLNFIATATKVIGFVLFIVIALFAFQQSNIGPFVAPRTSESGASIGLLSQINGAAVATLWAFIGVESAMVFAARARRKPDIRRATIAGLLISLVLYIGISLLTMGLLTQQQLIASQNPLVDGISTVLGSAGGKWLAGLGLISLLGSTIGWVLLSAEVPFQAAKLGVFLPSFSKENESGMPKVSLWVSNVLGQILLLSTLSGSLSAAFDFIIYIATLAYLVPYLIAAVYHLKLTVTGETYLRVQERWIEGGIGALAAIYSLWVIIAGTADLKTFLLGLALIVAGILFYPLLLLGKKIGKAV